Within the Scomber scombrus chromosome 4, fScoSco1.1, whole genome shotgun sequence genome, the region TGAAGTGTAATTGAAACGTTGAATAAGACTTGTATAATTCATCAGCAGGttctgtgtatgtttatgcAATATCAGATACAGTTTTCTCATCATTTAACAAGAGTACAGTTAAAAATGCAATACTGTTATGACTATTCTGTAAATGCAATATCTGGAGCATTTCACAACATTGAAGCACGTTATAGTTTATATAATCCTTTCTTCTTACACAAGACTGTTGCATGGTGTTCATCTGTGTCAAGGAAattacaacagcaaataaaaacaccacatgGCGTTCAATGGATGTTTTATTGAAAGAGTGTGAACAATGTGAACCAACTGCATGTCACCCACATTTCTGTATTTCAAACACATTACTTGGTCAAAACGTAGTTCTGCAGGTTATGCTAGTATACAGCCTTCACAGTGgataatgtttcatgtttttttttgttttttcctgtagTTTGATATTAAAGCTGCAGAGCACCATTTCATTTTCTACATTCATACCAATaattaaaatgcagatttttttcaaatgacataatttgcaggtatataaagcataaaatgaaaatgtccacAGATCACACAACTTTAGCCAAAATGTACATATAAGTTATTATAAAACATATGTTAGGATACAATtagacaacagaaaaaaatattgagaAAGATGATGGACTTGCAGTtgaaatatagattttttttaaattttttttatacaatacaaaaaaatctgttacACAGGTACCTAACACGGTCTTAATGGGAATTTTAATTCTGCAGTAAACTCAACAGCCAGTGTTGAATaactcaaaaataaaaacactcatgCTACCTTCTTCTGACCACCATTATGAGCTGAAACATGTAACAAAGACAAGGCAAAAGGCCTTTTAACTGTACAGAAAACAGCTAAtttatgtgtcagtgtgtgcatgcaagtgCATAATGTTCTTATACCTATATATACACTTTACCGTTTCTGTGTAACAGACAAAACAATCTGATTAGAGTAGTTTGTAGTTTTCTTATATCTACCTTTGGCAAACGTTTCCTCATCTGTGACACTTGGGCTCTTCCAGCTGATTTAAAGAGCACTGCCTTGTACAACTGTGATGGGGAGTGGAAATGTTGTACAAATTATATGAATTTTTCTAAGAAAAGATTTGGCTCAAAGGGAGCACTGAGATTAACAAAATCTTAAGTggtgcttcacaacaatgggtGTCTATAATATCGAAAAGAGTTTGTTCCATTGCATAGAAAACTTCTACAAAAGGCGCAATATAACAAAGCATAAACACATACAGCTTACACGAGAGCCTGAGAGATGAGTTTTTAAACATTGTCAGGGACAAATCTAATTCAATTTACACCACATTCCTTCACAAAATGATTCTAGTACTTGAAGACACACTTAAATTAATATACAATTTCTCTTGTAACATTTATAAGTTGAAATAAATTTGTCCCAAAACTTTGCTACAACTTTATGGGCCAACTGAGCATAAGTGAAATGTTTGGCTGGGAGTAAAAGCGAGACACACACAGGGAATACTTACAAAATGTACTTTCAAGTCTGAAATGATCAGGGAATCTATAGAGGCTGTAGTCTCTAATGTGACTCAACTCCCATGATGCAATTTCAAACCATAAAGTAATACAAAACTCCAGAAGTCAGTGgtagtaaaaaaataagaaaaaaattaccTTCAAGGTATTAACAGCTTAACATtgtaaacacagtaaaataatCACTAGTCTATAAAACAAAAAGGCAACAGATAATCCTCCATTTCAAACGCTGAGGGTAGTCTAGGGTTGTGTTTCAAGGTAAAGGGGTATGTGGTGGTCCCTTGGCTCAGCCTGAAAGCTACTGCCTGGCCACAGCCCAGGAATAAGAGTAGTGTGGTGTAGAGATGTGTATCCTAGGCCTCAAAGCGCTTGGGGCAGACCATGGGAGCAACGAGGGTCCACATGTAGACGATGAGACACACCCAGCAGGAGGCCATTTTGATCCAGAAAACTGACCAGCTCCCATCCAATAGCTTCTCAATTTTATGGTCATCAAAACTGGAAAAAGAAGCACATAGTCAGAGAACTGAGAAAAAAGCtggacacatttttgttttcaaccCCAACTAATGGCCTAGCAATCTTAAAGGGGAACTCTACTGATTTTCCACATCAAAGTCTGTCTACAGGTCTTGGGGATTTCTACTCCATTTGTGAGAAAGGTTGAATAAAGActtttgtggctccagagaGAGCCACCTGCTCATCATGTCTGCCTAAAGCTAGCAGCTTGAGGCTACATTGGCACTGCTTGCATAACACACCTAAATCTGTATAGTAGGTTAAAGGCTGCAGCGAGTGGTGACAGCAGAAACAATCTGGGAAAATAAGATAACATATTGTCACCTTTTGAGAAGATATGGCGAACATGTCAGTAAATTGATGCATATTTCCACATCCATCTAATATGGAGCAACATTGACATTAATTTATATGTATGCTCTTAGAGCTTGGACTTCAAGAAAACAGCCTGCTGCCAAGAACAATGCTAGGCGAGCAAGTAAGAGGGAACCAAAGAACTAAAAGGTGTgtgctgtaaaaaacaaacaattagcTGAAATATGCTGTACAGCTCTGTCAATCTgaaggggaactgcagagtctgGTGATAATTCTGTGGGGATGGATCACTATGAGTGACCCCTTTGCCActacacagtcatttgatccactgttattacaaaaatatagattttagCCTCattacacaaaaaacacaacctaAAACAAAGATCACACGAACCTTAATCAGATTATTTTAGAATGAGGCCACTACAGACATTTTAGCACATATGATAATATTAACAATGTCCCTGCCAGCATACACCATACAAGAATCCTGGGAAATGgataataaatagaatatagtctttattaattattaaggTACCAATAGAGTTTTTAACCAATAGCAACAACTGGATCcctgtttttcttgtttcattGAGGCACACAAGGATGTATGCCAAACAGCATAGTTTGCATCCTGTAACTGGTTTGATGCTGtggcagaaaaaacacaccaagAAATGTTGCAATGAGCCATAAAAAGGCAGTGAAGATTGACAACAAGCAAAAATAGATAAACACTGGTAAACAATGcctgatttttttgtgtgcaaatgTTTAATGAGGAAGAAAATGCACACACTTGCTATACCTCACAGACACTCGCAATGCATTTTagtgagaaacactgaatgtacTGTAAACACAACTTGTGTGTTTCTAAGAAAGAAACCCAGAGGGCAACTTCCTCAGGCAAGTTGTTTCTCACTCAAAGAGCtataacagagaaaacacactttGTTGCCTGTGATAACCCACTCTCTCTCCCCATGTTTCACATCTACCTCTACACTGTTAACATCACATCATATAAAGACACAACATGCCAATAAAGATGGCTCTACCAGAGGACCAAAAGGTGCAATCTGTCTGGAGTTTGAAGGTCAGAGATGCCAAAAGGACATTTCTACTTCTGTTCTCCACTGCCTACAAGCTATTGTCTCAGTCCAAAAATCCACAGTAACTAGTGTATTTCATGTAAATACCCATACGCTATAAACCCATTGCCCAAGCACTGCACCACAATCAGAAAGCACGTCACAGTGAGTATCACTTACTGGAACCAATTGGTGACGGTCATCATGACATACAAGGAACCCAGGAAGAAGACAAAGTGGAAGTAGGTGTAGCTATAGATGGTTCCCTCTCGCTCATCATATATCACATTCTGGCCTGAACCTGTTGTCTCCTCATCATagtcatctaaaaaaaaaattaaaaataaaggcACACATTAAATCATGTAAAGCAGATGTGGGTCAAGGACATTTTTAATATGTGAAAAAGTCTAAAACTATGACTTCAGAAATTACGAATTACATTTAACATCTAAGCAGAGCAAAACGTATCGTAAAAGTGGTGATATGTCTCTGATATTCTGGTTATATTTCTGACAtatgattgtgttttatttccagcagggggcagtgcAAGCCTACCAATAATCCCACTTTCCTGCTTGTCCTGCTTCACTGTGTCATACTAACCTCCTAgtaacagtgacatcatctgtGTTTGCTGACCAATACTTTCTCACCATCCTCAATCTGGCTGAGGAATAGCAATGAGCATAGCTGTTCTGTATGCAAACACTACCATTGGgaacatatgcatacacactgAACAGGCTGGAGAGAGCAGGGGGAAAGaggggaaagggaaaaaaaagatgcgATAGTGAAGAAGAATGATTTGACTTTCCTCACCTGTGTCATCTccaaaacagaaacagcagcGAGCTCTCTGTAgggtaaagaaaaacatacagctTACACCCAGCtggaatttaatattttaaatgaatagaCATATATACTTAATGTGTCTTGGGCCTAATTTGTTTAATAAGGATGGTCTAATTGAAAGTGCCTGGTCAGTAGGACTGTCAAGTCCTGTTAATCTGTTTGAACAATGTGCATATTTCATTAAACCACACAGTCAGATCTGAATATTTGTGCATTTACCTCAGTCTCTGGCTCACTGTTCCTACACACTCTGAGAGCTGCAGAGCTTCGCCTTGTAGTGGATGTCAAGCTAGAGggggggaggagaaagagaagagaaacagatataaagacagatggagggagagaaaggttATAATTCCGTCACTACGTATTTTTTTCCAGTGATCTGCAGTTTCAGATTGCTTCAGAGTCTAATTCCTTCTTCTTAAGGGAACAACCATAAGAGACATGATGCCTCCACTTGATTGGAAACACATGTGGGCAAATGCAAAAAAGCCATAGCTCTCGTCTCTCACACCATTAGCTCAGCCACAGGCAGTCATGCACTGCCTCTCCAGAGTCAAAGCCAATCAAAACTACCCTGTCTCTGTTGCTACAGTCTGCCGTCAAATACATTACTTTTATTTCACATTACCAGTAACAGAAATGCAGTCAATGGGTTTAGATTGTAGTCTTGGCATAATCTCTGAATTCTGTAAATTCAAGAACATTACACTTGAGAGATATAACATTACAGTGTGTACACATTGAGATAAGGGAAAAAGGAGaagtgaggtgtgtgtgtgtgtgtgttttaccaaGAGTAAAGGACACAGCCAAACAGGATAACGGTTCCCAGAGCTGTTACAATCTTCTTGTCACTCTCTGACCCAGAGTTgaagggaaacacacacactgttgtgttTGTACCATCTATCTCCACCACTAGACAGAAAGAATGCACAGACAGAGATGGATGGGGTGAAAGGAGAAGTAGAGAGAATTGTAAGGGGTAGAGGGATTGCAAAAGATTcagggggtgtgtgtgtattttggcaCAGTGTTTGCAGAGGGGAGAGAATAAGGGGGAGGGAAAATGGAGAGATAGTACAACATATAGTAAGTACAAAAGCACCAAGGAACAGTATGTAGTATAACTGAGTGGGACTAGGTGTGTGctgatattaaatatttatcctAAGATTATCTTTACAAGAGTGTGTTTGCATAGAATATTATCTTGATAACTACTGTGGAAACACGAGTGCTGTAGAGATGGAAATGTACTAAGACCTCAGACTCACGAAGAttaatttgttttatgaatCACATCTAAAACTCCCAGTGAGGCTTTGAATTTTTCATCTTTATCATAGCGCTCTTAATGCCTCATTATAGAAAGGCCTCATTGTGTGTTATGTTTTCATCCCTTTGTGTAAAACCATTGCTTTTCATAGAACTGTAAATTTGTgtacatatgtatatttttgtatgtaaagCATATAATAATGATAGAATTTACCCAAATAAACCAAAATCCAAATAATCTGAGCGAGAggtgttctttctttttttaaagtctctcTTTTAGTGCCTTAAGTAGtattggttttgtttttaaatatatgactCAGAATCAATATTATTAAAAGCATGCAGCTGTCAATAAATTTAGGAATATTTGTATTaaacatgtatacatatatactcACTTGGATGAATACCTAATATATAACTTTTTGTAATTTCTTTAAATCCCAAAACTTCATATTACTACTGAAATAATTCTTAATTATCTTTAAACACTATTATAACAAAGGTcactttaacaaaaacaaaaaaacgtcaaacttatttttaagcatgatatatattaatatagATTACTATCCtactctgaagtttaacagttgTTTGACTGTAAAATTTGTAACAAGAGCAGTGTTATAAATGTCATCCCTGTACAAATACAAATCTAATCTTTTACTGATTGATGGAAGCTGAAATGCAAAAGTGGCTGTGATTTCTAGGTGAAGATGGGTTTTTGTTCATACTCACTTTCTTTTGGTTTGCTggagaaagcagagaaagtgAGGTACATGACGTAGACACTGATGACACCTGGCTGCAACAGGCCTGATGTGGGCTGCACTGCAGGGACACAGGTAAACAGGatacatgtaaaaaaagaaaaattaaatataactgGCTATGCTGGCAGAGATTCCTAAGTTGGTGCCTGAATGTTTTACAAATATTGCAAGTAATAAAGCCAACAGTCTAACTTAACACTTATCTCATTatgctattttttaaaattgtattcaaAATGCATTACTATTTGTGGATTTCTCTGTGATGAAACATGCATCTTTCTATAAACACCACCTAAATATAAAAGGCTGTAATTTcatttacattacagtcaaaTGAGATCATGTGCTTGAAAGTAAAGATTCTCACGTTTCTGTATGCATGGGGAGATTGCCAGCAGGGATACAATAAGACAGAGGCTGCCATTGATGCCCAGGAAGATCTTGTTAAGCAGACAAGCCTCAGGATGGGTGTAGAACAGACCCATGAAGACTACAGCTCCCACTGCGAAACTGAAGAGCACCAGAGTCACGAAGGCCAAGGCCGCATACCACAGGCGGTTATACTTCACTCCTGAACtcctgcagacagacacagagaaagggacagaaaaagaagacagcagAAAGCAAAAACATAAGATGAACATGGGTAAAGcaaattaaataagtaaaaaagtTCAACGGAAttgcaggaaagaaagaaaaaaaagaaagcgtACACAGGAGAGCTGGGCCAAAAGGAATAtcaaagaaaaggaagaatTGCAGTATGTTTGGTGAGTTACTCTTGCAACCcgaggagaagagaagacaggTTTATGGCCACTTGAGTGCTTTCACATCCGTTTTACTTGGTCTGGACATGTAAGGTTTTactaaacaaaagaaacaggGTTCATGTGCACTTACAAATACATATTGAGAGGTTTAAATTTACTGCATTGGTTATCAAACTATTAAAAGTTTCTGAAACAATCTGCTGTGGTGTGTCAGGTTGTGTAAAGCGGAAGGAAAGGGGAAACTCAGTACTCTCCTAAACCACATGCATCCTGTGAATCTGCACGGCGCCGGCCTGCTGCCAAGCCTCCCTCCacccacaaaaacacaaagcttCATTACTCCCCTTTTCCTaacttttttccatttaaataacCCCCAAGAAGAATACCATCCACCCTCAGTTTctcaataacaaataaaaatccCAGCATTGTTCTTATTTTCGTCCTTGCTTTCGTGAGTGAACCGGACACTGGGACaggagcagagagaagagatgttGCTCTCACCAGTTTGTGTTCCATCTGTGTGCAAACTCCACCAACAGCATGAGCTGGATGAGCAGGAAAAATAATCCGCCAGCAACTCCTACATAGCGCCACACTATTGcaaaaagaaggagagacaggAAAATCATTATAGAAATGAGAAGGTTTACATTACAGCTGTAATAAGATGTTGCACTTTCAAGAGCACTGAAATTATATTATAGGGGACATATTGTAGGAAGGGAGATTTCCATTTGGTTATAATGTAGGTCTAGATGATATATAAATACTATGAAAGTGTCAAAATGTTCTGCTTAGTTACAGCAGTCTTCAACATTTTTGGTGGTGTGCTTCAGTCAGaaaacagtcagccaatcagaagatAAGGGCAttgagaagacaaaaaaaggttgtttcAGGCTGAGTGAGACAGAGGGGCTGCTTATACAGCTGTAATTAGCTGATTTATGATTAATCTCAGGTAATGACATAACGATTTaaattttcaggtgattatacactaaattaaaacatacttaagaaacattccatttctgccaatagatcCCCCTACAACTTACACATTGATCCTTGAACTAATAGAACATGTAACCAGCTTTAAAGAAAATATCACAGCACTGCATCTGTATTGTGCTGAGTGTCCTGTCTTTACCTTCCAGAAAGGTTTCCTCTTCTGGGAGGAAGAAGCCTCCAGCACAACACGCCACCAGCACGATGAACTTCAGTAACCAGAACCTGACATTGAAAGCAATGACGATATTAAAAGTTGCTCATGAGAAAAGTGGAACAAAAAACCCAACCCCCCAAAGTTCAAGTATAATAAGTCCAAAAATCCAGCTGACAGAACAGTCTCAGCCAGACTTAATCagaattttaataattttggaaAAGAGATACAAGTTTACATACTTTTGTTAGATTACAACTTGTTTATTCGTAGAATGAAGGTAActgcacacatttttcactttaagattgtttttttttacttttcaatttATACTTTTAAGAGTCTAAAGATAtttgactattttattttaactataCTCTTACCCGTTATGTACGGCTGCCCTGCAGCCTGTGCTGTTGTTGACGCGTATggtgaagagacagaagaataagaagaagcaGGACATGCCGAAGCAAACCTTGTAGACGGCAGAGTAACCAACCAGAGTCTTGCAGTTCTCCCCTGCATTCAACTTCTCGCACAACTCACTGTAGAAGGGGATCTGAATGACAAAATTCACAAACCCAAAATACTTTGATTAGCTGATCGCTGGGTTGTAACACACCCCCTCACCCCCCAAACAGCACCTCTGCTCATGTTTGTGTAGTACATGGCCTCAGTGAAAAGGTCCAACAGTGTCTATTCTAAGTGTCACGCCTCTAAaaggagcagaaagagagaacaggCAGCGACAACAACCTCTATTTCTCTCCTTGAAGCTCTCTTTCATCCCTTGTTCTCAACAGGCTGTTAGAGGGGCCTTACAACTAACTGTCAGTGTacacaaacaaaagacacaGATGAATAAATTAACCGCCTTTTATCAGCAAGTGAGGGGGACTGGGAGGAGCAGAGAGTGCACAAGCAAGACAGAAAGATCGGGAG harbors:
- the serinc5 gene encoding serine incorporator 5; this encodes MCTPCCISQLACCCGSAACSCCCNCCPKIKQSTGTRFMYALYFLLVTIICVIMMSPTVEQELRDNIPFYSELCEKLNAGENCKTLVGYSAVYKVCFGMSCFFLFFCLFTIRVNNSTGCRAAVHNGFWLLKFIVLVACCAGGFFLPEEETFLEVWRYVGVAGGLFFLLIQLMLLVEFAHRWNTNWSSGVKYNRLWYAALAFVTLVLFSFAVGAVVFMGLFYTHPEACLLNKIFLGINGSLCLIVSLLAISPCIQKLQPTSGLLQPGVISVYVMYLTFSAFSSKPKEMVEIDGTNTTVCVFPFNSGSESDKKIVTALGTVILFGCVLYSCLTSTTRRSSAALRVCRNSEPETERARCCFCFGDDTDDYDEETTGSGQNVIYDEREGTIYSYTYFHFVFFLGSLYVMMTVTNWFHFDDHKIEKLLDGSWSVFWIKMASCWVCLIVYMWTLVAPMVCPKRFEA